aaaaaaaggtcaaactgttgaatacataaaaattatattatttacaacatatttaaaaaaaaaaggtcaaactgttgaatacataaaaattatattatttacaacatatttaaaaatggGTCAAACTGTTGAATACATAAAAAGTATATTATttacaacaaatttaaaaaaaaaaaaggtcaaactgttaaattcataaaaattatattatttacaaCAATTTAAACTAGAGGCCTTGTaacagcctgtgtcgctcaccttggtctatgtgcatacatgtattaaacaaaggacatagatggattcatgacaaaaattgtgttttgatgatggtgatgtgtttgtagatcttactttactgaacattcttgcaaCTTACagttttctctatctataataaacttggccctttagttacacagaggaaaatattttgtaaaaatttacaaaaatttataaaactaatgaaaattgttaaaaaattgactataaagggcaataactctttgagGGGGTCGATTGACCATtaaggtcatgttgacttatttgtaaatcttactatgctgaacattattgctcttgacagtttatctctatctatactaatattcaagataataataaaaaacagcaaaatatctttaaaaaatatcaattgtggggcagcaacccaacaacctattgtccaattcatctgaaaatttcagagcagatacaTATTGACtagatgaacaatttaacccatgtcagatttgctcttaatgctttggtttcagagttataagccaaaatctacattttacccctatgttctatttttagccatagcagccatcttggttggttggccgggtcaccggacacatttttttaaatgatacttcaatgatgattgtggctaagtttggtaaaatttggccttgtagtttcagaggagaagatgcttgtaaaaagttaacagacgacaccggacgacgacggacgcaaagtgatgagaaaaaggTCAAACTGTTGAATACATAAACATTAtattatttacaacatatttaaaaaaaaaggtcaaactgttgaatacataaaaattatattatttacaacatatttAGAAACAGCTTCAACTgtggaaatatataaaaattatattatttacaaCATATCTATAATCAGGTTAATTTGTAGAAATGTACACAAGTTATATTAATTCACAATTTCAAGTACTGGAAAAAGAAATCAAACCAAAGAcgcaaaataaataatattaactacagcattaaaaaataaacaattttgaacAAACGTTTGTAATAAAAATACTCATCTAACATTTAAAATTCCAAATTGAATTATAAAACTTGATTAAAGCTCTTCTACCTTCGACAATAAAGAATggtttatttcaaaaattaacaCTGATACAGCATGATAAGGTCCCCATCTCTAGTCTTAACAAAATTTACATGACCAAATGAATACGGGTTAACAAAAAATTTATTCATCCTTCTGGTTGTGATTTGTTAAAACCTTTACAATAGATGTATGTCCGTTATCTATTGCAATATTTAAAGGGGATTTCCCATCAAGTCTACATATCTGTGTATCTGCACCTTTTTCTAACAATAAACATACAATATCCCCATGTCCTACTTCACATGCATAAAATAATGGAGAGGTGCCATCATCTTTTGTCATGTTAATGTAAGCATTGTGGTGCAGAAGACACTTAACTACATCTACCCTACCCATAAAACAGGCAATGTGTAATGGAGAAGAACCAGTCTCTAAATCAAAGGCATAATCTACTGACTTACTACTGACATAATCTGTTGCAAGTGATGATGTATCTTGAACCAAATTATCAAATAACGATTGTTTGTATTCATCTAATGTTTCTGATCGATTGTTATTAACTGTTTCTGTTACTGTTTGTTTACAATGAGCACATATATTACAGTCAGCATCATTCTCTAACAGTATCTGTGTAATCTCTATGTTTCCTTTCCGTGTACTGAAATATAAAGCATTACCTCCATCATATGTCTGAGCATTAATGTTTGGTTTATGTTTGATTAATAGCTGGACTATACTGGTATGGTTATTGATACATGAGGAGATCAATGGTGTAAAGCCATCAAtgttacatagatcaacattaggattcttctctaacagtaactttactatatcagtatgtcctttaGTACTTGTTGaattcagaggactccagccattCTTGTTACATAGATCtacattaggattcttctctaacagtaactttactatatcagtatgtcctttaGCACTTGCTGAATTCAAAGGACTCCAGCCATCATTGTTACATAGATCtacattaggattcttctctaacagtaactttactatatcagtatgtccctCATCACTTGCTGAtttcagaggactccagccatcaTTGTTACATAGATCtacattaggattcttctctaacagtaactttactatatcagtatgtcctttagcacttgctgtattcagaggactccagccattCTTGTTACATAGATCtacattaggattcttctctaacagtaactttactacaCCAGTATGTCCCTCATCACTTGCTGAtttcagaggactccagccatcaTTGTTACATAGATCtacattaggattcttctctaacagtaactttactatatcagtatgtcctttaGCACTTGCTGaattcagaggactccagccatcaTTGTTACATAGATCtacattaggattcttctctaacagtaactttactatatcagtatgtcctttaGCACTTGCTGAtttcagaggactccagccatcaTTGTTACATAGATCtacattaggattcttctctaacagtaactttactatatcagtatgtcctttaGCACTTGCTGaattcagaggactccagccatcaTTGTTACATAGATCtacattaggattcttctctaacagtaactttactatttcagtatgtcctgTTGCACTTGCTGATTTCAGAGGACTACAGCCACTCTTGTTACATAAATCtacattaggattcttctctaacagtaactttactacatCAGTATGGCCTTCGTGACTTGCTGaattcagaggactccagccatcaTTGTTACATAGATCtacattaggattcttctctaacagtaactttactatatcagtatgtccctCATCACTTGCTGCATTTAGAGGACTCCAGCCATCATTGTAACATAGATCtacattaggattcttctctaacagtaactttactatatcagtatgtccctCATCACTTGCTGaattcagaggactccagccatcaTTGTCACATAGATCtacattaggattcttctctaatagtaactttactatatcagtatgacCTTTAGCACTTGctgtattcagaggactccagccatccttgttacatagatctacattaggattcttctctaacagtaactttactatttcagtatgtcccTCATCACTTGCTGaattcagaggactccagccatcgTTGTCACATAGATCtacattaggattcttctctaacagtaactttactatatcagtatgtcctttagcacttgctgtattcagaggactccagccatcaTTGTTACATAGATCTACATcaggattcttctctaacagtaactttactatatcagtatgtccttcaCCACTTGCCATGCACAGTCCAGTAATCCCATCATCTTTACGCTGATCCACATCTACATCATTATGTAGCAGCCATTCTACCATATCATGATAACCTTCATAACAAGTATCTATTAGTGGGGTATTACCTGATCCATACTCTTCTTTTGATCTCACTGTATCCTTGGTACTGGCTAATGTTACTTGTTGTGATACATCTAGTTGTTGTAAGTACTGTAATAACTGTTGTCTGAATGATGATTCCTTCATATTATTGTTATCAAACACATCTGACACCTTTCCTGCTGACCAGTCCTTTATCAACCTTTGTagatatgattttaaataatcaTCAGGTATTTCAATAATAAAGTCTATACTACTGTTCAGCTCATCTATTGATTTCTGCCAAATAAAACGTTCATGTACCAATTCACTATCACCATGATCTATCAAACATTCAATCATTTTCTGACCAAAGTAATTAGCAAGGAAATCAAACAGTTTGTCATGTACAGTTCTATAAATTCCATTCTGTTTACATATAAATGTACCATCTAGGGTGTCAAgtgatttctttaatttttccttTGGTATACTGTTAAATCCACAAGCCTCACATGTGTCATTTATGATCTGTCGTTGTTCATCCGTCGCTTTACCCTGGAACCATTTTTCTTCTAGCTGATTATTAAAGAGAATACACAAAGCAAGACTACACATCTTAAAGTTCCCTTCATCCCCATTCTCACTTAACCTGTCTAGCTCATTTTTATAGACCACAAAAGGATTTCTGAAAAATTCTTTCacatctgaactttttttttcgtGATATAAGTAGCATAAAAGTGGAAAAAAATCACTGTTTTGTGATAAATCATCAATATCTTTTACATTTGTACCAATATAGGTTTTTGCTATATTTGTTTTCTCATCAGATGTAAGACATAATTCATATGATACCAAGTTACATTCACAAGATAGAAAAGGTGTTAGTATCTTAAACTTATCATCTTTATAGACTTGTAACCTACACGATACAATAATCTTACAACATTTGTCTGCAATAACTCTGTGAATCACAGGTAACAGTTGTTTCCAACTCTCTATTTGTTGTTGGTTGGCAGTGTAATTTCCACAAATATCATCTACAATGAAGACTGTCTGCTTACCAGGCTGATAATAAGTCTTTATCTCTGTTGGTAATTCCACTGGTATTATTTTGTATCCTTTCTTCTGTAAAACAAGCGCTGTATGTCTACTGATAAAAGATTTCCCAACTCCTGCTGGGGCAGTTAAAGTCACACAACTGTTGTCCTGTACAGTTTTCATGACATAATCGCTTGCTCTTGTAGACACAAACTTCTTATCTTTCTGTTCCCAGTCTTCTATTTGATTTTTTATCtgctctgaaaaaaaaaaaaaatgattcttatcaataaaagaaaatcaattcAAGATTCTAACATAACGTAACATAACGTCCATCAAAAGCTTTGAATACACACCTGTggtaaaacataaatatattgtttgggctgttccgatcgtactcccacgtcatttgcgttttttatgaatgagctacccGATGATATAGAACTATGACGTCAGAATATacgcattttacgggaaaatacacgcttgtgaaaccgaaaatcatcacaaacaatgaaacgtaaacaaacgatgctaaaatgtgttatataagcACTTTTTGTATACTTATAAGACATAGAAATACAACTATCATTTAGATTCATCCAAacttatctaaatattttattgtaaatagtcactgctccgttcttttacgtcaATTCAAAAGTGCGTTTATTCATAGGAACGGCAAAGAATGCCTTcacctacacagctacttttgaataggtactatttctgtaccaaaaatctgtagtactggaaatctacttttaatattcagtactattttgttacttaaaaattattgtaatatttaggtacttgtattttacagtacttgatttgtacttaaaatttaagtactacagatttGAGGTTGCACGGtcacatttttttagcaatttgaaagtttgtctatttcaaatctcttaaagttaGGATGTTTAACATGGAATACTGTGATCAATTTTGGTATCatttttgtaccaatattttaagtacaaatcaagtactggaaaatacaagtacctaaatatttcAATACttctaaagtaaagaaatagtactaaatattagaagtaaatttccagtactacagatttttagtacagaaatagtacctatgcaaaagtagctgtgtagagCGCTTTGATCCAAAACAATTGCTGTATTTGTctattagaattgaaataattcatgggggcatGAATATATCGCTCAgagtaaaatatttgtcataaagggacAACGGAAACatgtggtaaaatcacgatatattcaagcctccatgaattatttctttaatCTATTATAAAGGTAGGAATATCCtttaccgtcaggcgtcaaaTGGTCATTTTTCCCTTACCGTTAgcttcaaattggttaaaattttactgtgattcgtcaaaatatcctgaTTCTTTAGAGATcccaaatatttattgtttttccaaaaataacatgATTCAAAATCGGGGGGATTCTTATCTTCAAAAAGgaagtgtacattttatcatcATGCACCAACATTTACTGATAACGTCGACCCTCTATTATTAATACATTAAAGTTGCAATTTAAGAGATAAATGGAAATTTCCCTCTTTCGGAAAGaatacaacaatgagcaaatcatattttttaaaacactaATATTACCCTTAATATTATGAGAATCATTGAAAGACAAAAACTATCTCAAAGTTAGAATACTTAGAAAGTGACCGAATATCAGATAAAGCATACATGGATAGCAAACATAGAAGCTGAAGAGAGTTATATCACTAATCTTTACCAGTTTAAGGAAAATAagacacaattttaaaaaaaataggagaATGACGATTTCATCCATATTGTCATATATACTACgctaaaaaaaccaaaaagaaacattaCATTGgtttttgatttgaaaaaaaatcacatatattgatttcaaatattttcaagattaaaACTAGTAACCTGAATGATTTATCTATCAAATTTACTCAtttgtaaaaatatcggaaatgaCATGATATTATTTTctgatttcaaacatttaaattttttgtttacaagTATATAGAGATGGGATCTAATTTTCCTATTGGTTATTATTTCCGTGGAACACGATTGTAACAAAAGGGTCACattaaaaacaagtgaaactgcgagctactgctcactgatgatacccccgccgcaagtggataatattaatagtgtaaaaatatgcaagtgttcggtaaacaggaagttgtcgagtgatgaatctgaaaacgcatcacacggtatagctgacttataaaaatcctgaaaccaaatttcagaaatccttgtattgtagttcctgagaaaaatgtgacgaaaatttttaacttggttatcatgtgtaaaatcatacaagtgttcggtaaacaggaagtagttgagtgatgaatctgaaaacgcatcacacggtatagctgacatataaatcctgaaaccaaatttcagaaatccttgtattgtagttcctgagaaaaatgtgacgaaaattttcaacttggctatcatgtgtaaaatcagacaagtgttcggtaaacaggaagttgtcaagtgatgaatctgaaaacgcatcacatggtatggctgacatatataaatgttgataccaaattacagaaagggtggatgtgtagttcctgagaaaaatgtgacgaaagtttcatgggacgactgactgacggactgatggacggacggactgacagacagaggtaaaacagtatacccccccttttttaaagcgggggtataaatagagaaacttacatcgtaactactatccccttccctttcatgaatgggACCTACCGAAtaaagactatttaccggatttcttttcacataagcaacacgacgggtgctacatgtagAGCTCTtctgaagcacctgagatcacccctagtttttggtggggttcgtgttgcttattctttagtttaaaatgttgtgtcatatgtactatgtgtctttttgtttttagccatagccttatcagtttattttccatttatgagttatactgtccctttggtatattttgtccctcttttacatgttAATCAATGCCACGTTTATGCCAAAATTAGAGAGAACGAGCTATTGCGTTGTTCCCAGCGAGAATTAATCAAGTGCATTTTAATGTTTATAGAATGACTATTGCATGGCTTAAGACTCGTCTTAGAGATACTGGCACAACAAATAATCACCCCAAAAGTGGCATGCCACATGAAA
Above is a window of Mytilus galloprovincialis chromosome 7, xbMytGall1.hap1.1, whole genome shotgun sequence DNA encoding:
- the LOC143084339 gene encoding uncharacterized protein LOC143084339; translated protein: MEEGNVQGRRTHSSSMAEPIPTEEDNRLQAAYTVLYIVPRAIEHYIDREYKGGFLKAIRDHKDQLKTKLRSDEWDLLSQLIVHHRLYHFYDKIKQDAILDKDVLDKLISRCILGIDDRAEIEHYHRQSDRNKCILDLLIQRPQDSYSVLLEVLKESPTCPRDLIECMESKTTHQEVDSHSMVKSSITGNHSVRLQKNYHHLTQKLSDIRNVIDSLISKGVLEPDDHVEIVSSGVSAEMNRKLIAKVRSEQDYLSFLEALKEDPSNEELASDLESTDVSQEELNLVQTATVPSLTNRPGFQTLVTLVSMVKDVQIAKTEPESKDTSLSADIYRLQYWYKKIIKMTAMASHQYQQFVETTQAILMRIGGKENPVNKDIRLSHVLCKQVKKILDHLKEKEEKETEEEEVIPRNIREQIKNQIEDWEQKDKKFVSTRASDYVMKTVQDNSCVTLTAPAGVGKSFISRHTALVLQKKGYKIIPVELPTEIKTYYQPGKQTVFIVDDICGNYTANQQQIESWKQLLPVIHRVIADKCCKIIVSCRLQVYKDDKFKILTPFLSCECNLVSYELCLTSDEKTNIAKTYIGTNVKDIDDLSQNSDFFPLLCYLYHEKKSSDVKEFFRNPFVVYKNELDRLSENGDEGNFKMCSLALCILFNNQLEEKWFQGKATDEQRQIINDTCEACGFNSIPKEKLKKSLDTLDGTFICKQNGIYRTVHDKLFDFLANYFGQKMIECLIDHGDSELVHERFIWQKSIDELNSSIDFIIEIPDDYLKSYLQRLIKDWSAGKVSDVFDNNNMKESSFRQQLLQYLQQLDVSQQVTLASTKDTVRSKEEYGSGNTPLIDTCYEGYHDMVEWLLHNDVDVDQRKDDGITGLCMASGEGHTDIVKLLLEKNPDVDLCNNDGWSPLNTASAKGHTDIVKLLLEKNPNVDLCDNDGWSPLNSASDEGHTEIVKLLLEKNPNVDLCNKDGWSPLNTASAKGHTDIVKLLLEKNPNVDLCDNDGWSPLNSASDEGHTDIVKLLLEKNPNVDLCYNDGWSPLNAASDEGHTDIVKLLLEKNPNVDLCNNDGWSPLNSASHEGHTDVVKLLLEKNPNVDLCNKSGCSPLKSASATGHTEIVKLLLEKNPNVDLCNNDGWSPLNSASAKGHTDIVKLLLEKNPNVDLCNNDGWSPLKSASAKGHTDIVKLLLEKNPNVDLCNNDGWSPLNSASAKGHTDIVKLLLEKNPNVDLCNNDGWSPLKSASDEGHTGVVKLLLEKNPNVDLCNKNGWSPLNTASAKGHTDIVKLLLEKNPNVDLCNNDGWSPLKSASDEGHTDIVKLLLEKNPNVDLCNNDGWSPLNSASAKGHTDIVKLLLEKNPNVDLCNKNGWSPLNSTSTKGHTDIVKLLLEKNPNVDLCNIDGFTPLISSCINNHTSIVQLLIKHKPNINAQTYDGGNALYFSTRKGNIEITQILLENDADCNICAHCKQTVTETVNNNRSETLDEYKQSLFDNLVQDTSSLATDYVSSKSVDYAFDLETGSSPLHIACFMGRVDVVKCLLHHNAYINMTKDDGTSPLFYACEVGHGDIVCLLLEKGADTQICRLDGKSPLNIAIDNGHTSIVKVLTNHNQKDE